Within the Arachis duranensis cultivar V14167 chromosome 10, aradu.V14167.gnm2.J7QH, whole genome shotgun sequence genome, the region aacatggaaacagctgtcagaaaaattcctgaatcactatttccctccaaaacggatgacacagctaaggctaagcatccaaggcttcaaacaaggagataatgaatccctttatgatgcctgggagagatacagagagatgctaagaaaatgcccctttgacatgttttcagagtgggtccagctagacatcttctactatgggcttacagaaagagctcagatttctctagaccactcagctggtggatctatacacatgagaaagacaatagaagaagctcaagagctcattgatacagttgccagaaatcagcatctgtacctaagcaatgaatcttccatgaaagaagaagctaaaaaagtaactgcagaactcagtccggtggaccaggctaatgaattcaatcagcaattagactttctaaNNNNNNNNNNNNNNNNNNNNNNNNNNNNNNNNNNNNNNNNNNNNNNNNNNNNNNNNNNNNNNNNNNNNNNNNNNNNNNNNNNNNNNNNNNNNNNNNNNNNNNNNNNNNNNNNNNNNNNNNNNNNNNNNNNNNNNNNNNNNNNNNNNNNNNNNNNNNNNNNNNNNNNNNNNNNNNNNNNNNNNNNNNNNNNNNNNNNNNNNNNNNNNNNNNNNNNNNNNNNNNNNNNNNNNNNNNNNNNNNNNNNNNNNNNNNNNNNNNNNNNNNNNNNNNNNNNNNNNNNNNNNNNNNNNNNNNNNNNNNNNNNNNNNNNNNNNNNNNNNNNNNNNNNNNNNNNNNNNNNNNNNNNNNNNNNNNNNNNNNNNNNNNNNNNNNNNNNNNNNNNNNNNNNNNNNNNNNNNNNNNNNNNNNNNNNNNNNNNNNNNNNNNNNNNNNNNNNNNNNNNNNNNNNNNNNNNNNNNNNNNNNNNNNNNNNNNNNNNNNNNNNNNNNNNNNNNNNNNNNNNNNNNNNNNNNNNNNNNNNNNNNNNNNNNNNNNNNNNNNNNNNNNNNNNNNNNNNNNNNNNNNNNNNNNNNNNNNNNNNNNNNNNNNNNNNNNNNNNNNNNNNNNNNNNNNNNNNNNNNNNNNNNNNNNNNNNNNNNNNNNNNNNNNNNNNNNNNNNNNNNNNNNNNNNNNNNNNNNNNNNNNNNNNNNNNNNNNNNNNNNNNNNNNNNNNNNNNNNNNNNNNNNNNNNNNNNNNNNNNNNNNNNNNNNNNNNNNNNNNNNNNNNNNNNNNNNNNNNNNNNNNNNNNNNNNNNNNNNNNNNNNNNNNNNNNNNNNNNNNNNNNNNNNNNNNNNNNNNNNNNNNNNNNNNNNNNNNNNNNNNNNNNNNNNNNNNNNNNNNNNNNNNNNNNNNNNNNNNNNNNNNNNNNNNNNNNNNNNNNNNNNNNNNNNNNNNNNNNNNNNNNNNNNNNNNNNNNNNNNNNNNNNNNNNNNNNNNNNNNNNNNNNNNNNNNNNNNNNNNNNNNNNNNNNNNNNNNNNNNNNNNNNNNNNNNNNNNNNNNNNNNNNNNNNNNNNNNNNNNNNNNNNNNNNNNNNNNNNNNNNNNNNNNNNNNNNNNNNNNNNNNNNNNNNNNNNNNNNNNNNNNNNNNNNNNNNNNNNNNNNNNNNNNNNNNNNNNNNNNNNNNNNNNNNNNNNNNNNNNNNNNNNNNNNNNNNNNNNNNNNNNNNNNNNNNNNNNNNNNNNNNNNNNNNNNNNNNNNNNNNNNNNNNNNNNNNNNNNNNNNNNNNNNNNNNNNNNNNNNNNNNNNNNNNNNNNNNNNNNNNNNNNNNNNNNNNNNNNNNNNNNNNNNNNNNNNNNNNNNNNNNNNNNNNNNNNNNNNNNNNNNNNNNNNNNNNNNNNNNNNNNNNNNNNNNNNNNNNNNNNNNNNNNNNNNNNNNNNNNNNNNNNNNNNNNNNNNNNNNNNNNNNNNNNNNNNNNNNNNNNNNNNNNNNNNNNNNNNNNNNNNNNNNNNNNNNNNNNNNNNNNNNNNNNNNNNNNNNNNNNNNNNNNNNNNNNNNNNNNNNNNNNNNNNNNNNNNNNNNNNNNNNNNNNNNNNNNNNNNNNNNNNNNNNNNNNNNNNNNNNNNNNNNNNNNNNNNNNNNNNNNNNNNNNNNNNNNNNNNNNNNNNNNNNNNNNNNNNNNNNNNNNNNNNNNNNNNNNNNNNNNNNNNNNNNNNNNNNNNNNNNNNNNNNNNNNNNNNNNNNNNNNNNNNNNNNNNNNNNNNNNNNNNNNNNNNNNNNNNNNNNNNNNNNNNNNNNNNNNNNNNNNNNNNNNNNNNNNNNNNNNNNNNNNNNNNNNNNNNNNNNNNNNNNNNNNNNNNNNNNNNNNNNNNNNNNNNNNNNNNNNNNNNNNNNNNNNNNNNNNNNNNNNNNNNNNNNNNNNNNNNNNNNNNNNNNNNNNNNNNNNNNNNNNNNNNNNNNNNNNNNNNNNNNNNNNNNNNNNNNNNNNNNNNNNNNNNNNNNNNNNNNNNNNNNNNNNNNNNNNNNNNNNNNNNNNNNNNNNNNNNNNNNNNNNNNNNNNNNNNNNNNNNNNNNNNNNNNNNNNNNNNNNNNNNNNNNNNNNNNNNNNNNNNNNNNNNNNNNNNNNNNNNNNNNNNNNNNNNNNNNNNNNNNNNNNNNNNNNNNNNNNNNNNNNNNNNNNNNNNNNNNNNNNNNNNNNNNNNNNNNNNNNNNNNNNNNNNNNNNNNNNNNNNNNNNNNNNNNNNNNNNNNNNNNNNNNNNNNNNNNNNNNNNNNNNNNNNNNNNNNNNNNNNNNNNNNNNNNNNNNNNNNNNNNNNNNNNNNNNNNNNNNNNNNNNNNNNNNNNNNNNNNNNNNNNNNNNNNNNNNNNNNNNNNNNNNNNNNNNNNNNNNNNNNNNNNNNNNNNNNNNNNNNNNNNNNNNNNNNNNNNNNNNNNNNNNNNNNNNNNNNNNNNNNNNNNNNNNNNNNNNNNNNNNNNNNNNNNNNNNNNNNNNNNNNNNNNNNNNNNNNNNNNNNNNNNNNNNNNNNNNNNNNNNNNNNNNNNNNNNNNNNNNNNNNNNNNNNNNNNNNNNNNNNNNNNNNNNNNNNNNNNNNNNNNNNNNNNNNNNNNNNNNNNNNNNNNNNNNNNNNNNNNNNNNNNNNNNNNNNNNNNNNNNNNNNNNNNNNNNNNNNNNNNNNNNNNNNNNNNNNNNNNNNNNNNNNNNNNNNNNNNNNNNNNNNNNNNNNNNNNNNNNNNNNNNNNNNNNNNNNNNNNNNNNNNNNNNNNNNNNNNNNNNNNNNNNNNNNNNNNNNNNNNNNNNNNNNNNNNNNNNNNNNNNNNNNNNNNNNNNNNNNNNNNNNNNNNNNNNNNNNNNNNNNNNNNNNNNNNNNNNNNNNNNNNNNNNNNNNNNNNNNNNNNNNNNNNNNNNNNNNNNNNNNNNNNNNNNNNNNNNNNNNNNNNNNNNNNNNNNNNNNNNNNNNNNNNNNNNNNNNNNNNNNNNNNNNNNNNNNNNNNNNNNNNNNNNNNNNNNNNNNNNNNNNNNNNNNNNNNNNNNNNNNNNNNNNNNNNNNNNNNNNNNNNNNNNNNNNNNNNNNNNNNNNNNNNNNNNNNNNNNNNNNNNNNNNNNNNNNNNNNNNNNNNNNNNNNNNNNNNNNNNNNNNNNNNNNNNNNNNNNNNNNNNNNNNNNNNNNNNNNNNNNNNNNNNNNNNNNNNNNNNNNNNNNNNNNNNNNNNNNNNNNNNNNNNNNNNNNNNNNNNNNNNNNNNNNNNNNNNNNNNNNNNNNNNNNNNNNNNNNNNNNNNNNNNNNNNNNNNNNNNNNNNNNNNNNNNNNNNNNNNNNNNNNNNNNNNNNNNNNNNNNNNNNNNNNNNNNNNNNNNNNNNNNNNNNNNNNNNNNNNNNNNNNNNNNNNNNNNNNNNNNNNNNNNNNNNNNNNNNNNNNNNNNNNNNNNNNNNNNNNNNNNNNNNNNNNNNNNNNNNNNNNNNNNNNNNNNNNNNNNNNNNNNNNNNNNNNNNNNNNNNNNNNNNNNNNNNNNNNNNNNNNNNNNNNNNNNNNNNNNNNNNNNNNNNNNNNNNNNNNNNNNNNNNNNNNNNNNNNNNNNNNNNNNNNNNNNNNNNNNNNNNNNNNNNNNNNNNNNNNNNNNNNNNNNNNNNNNNNNNNNNNNNNNNNNNNNNNNNNNaaggcctactgggcaaccagattcctaaaccttgatgccaagttagctggagaaaaacgattgctccagttaaatgagctagaggaatttagactcaatgctttcgagaatgcaaaaatttacaaggagaaagcaaaaagatggcatgataagaaattgtcatccagagtctttgagccagggcagaaagttctgctattcaattctaggctcagattattccctgtgaaattaaaatcccggtggagaggtccatatgtaattacaagtgtatcaccatatggatacgtagagcttcaggataatgactctaacaaaaagttcattgttaatggacagagagttaaacattatcttgaaggcaattttgagcaagaatgctcaaaactgagacatgattaaaagctcagtaacagttcagctaatgacattaaagaagcgcttgctgggaggcaacccagccaaaatcacaaaatttaattttatttgcttttctatttgatcaagttttacaggtagatgctagagtatcttcaaaaggtgaaatagcaattgattgaagtcacagagttacagggaaaattggaagctcactggcgtgaaaaagccagtaagaaatgctttgggcgttaaacgcccaaaagaagcacccactgggcgtttaacgccagtaagggtagccttctgggcgttaaacgccagaaaggagcatcttctgggcgttaaacgccagaaagatgcaccttctaggcgtttaacgccagtctgctagcgtcctgggcgttcagaaaaacgcccagtgacaaaggacttcctggcgttcaacgccagaaagaagcaccagatgggcgttgaacgcccaggagaagcaactattgggcgttaaacgcccaaaacatgcatcgtttgggcgtttaacgccaggatggtggggaggaggtaaaattcgtttttctttataatttttctaaatttttatgtttcaattcatgatttcttgcataaacatatttcaaattatcactttcaattccaaaagtttttatcctaatttctaaaatccttccaaaaatttttaatcctaatttctaaaaacactaatttctaaaatccctttttcaaaaatatcaaatatatcttaattcataaacccaaatctttttccaatccaaatctttttcaaatctttttcaactcatcatatcttttggatttcaAAATTGCCTCTCCCTATATTCCTCTGCTGtcatttcttttgcttgaggacaagcaaacctctaagtttggtgtgagttgccatgatcactgagctaaaactcatcaagatcatggcacctaagggaacaagaagaggatttcaaggaagagttgaagttcaaaggacaaagcatctccaaaactccaacatatttctcattactgcacaacaagtaacattattattctctattattttaacttacaattttaagtagtttgtagtttggctttttacaaataaatccaaataacttcattagcctcctgactaagattaataaaataacattgattgcttcaagccaataatctccgtgggatcgacccttactcacgtaaggtattacttggacgacccagtgcacttgctggttagttgaacgaaatTGATTTTGGACCAGGCTCTATTATCATATTCCATAAAGAGatacaatttcatccaccacccggtccaacccgttagcgtttttagcccgtttggcccaacttcgggccaaacctttaaaattaacaccCGGTTTCCATTTCTAacatttttctaaggtttttgactattttcacttttttcgCGCAGTACCAGGTAGACTTGAACCGGCTCAACCGGTTCAACTGTCTATTCGCGGTTTTCATGGTTTTTCACAGAAAAacctactgagtccaaaaatcatatttaaattctcAAATTCTCACTCTATTTTTTTGGAACCTAATTTGGGCaatattaattacttaattaaataattaattaagctcggttcttacattctccccaccaaataagaaattttgccctcaaaatttaaTGATTACCTGAGAATAGCTCGGGATAATCCTTTCACATCTCAGACTCCAATTCCCAAGTATGCTCTTCAACTCCTGCTCGCTTCCAAGCAACTTTAACCAATGAAACTTCTTTTTCCCGCAGTTTCTTCACACTAGTTTCTTCACGGTCTGACACTATGCTCAATGGCACACCGTGCAACCTTACTATCTCGTTAATGTACAACCTTGCTAACTCTTTCATAGAACAGTTCACTTGAATAGGCAAAAAATGAGCGAATTTGGTTAAGTgatccacaatcacccaaacTGCATAAAATCCTGACCTTGTCCTCAGTAAATCAGTCACAAAATCCATCGCAATTCCTTCCCACTTCCACTGAGGAATCTCAAGTGGCTGTAGCGTTCCCGATGATTTCTGATGCTCTATCTTTACCTTCTGACACGTCAAACACTTCGATACCACTGTAGCTACATCACCTTTCATCcccggccaccagaacatcttcTTTAAGTCATAATACATCTTAGTGCTCCCTGGGTGAATGGAAAACCCACTGTTGTGAGCTTCCGACAATAAGTCTTGCCTCCAATTCCCGACATCCGATATGCAAATTCTCCTTTTATACCTCTATAATCCTTTATCATCCTTGTTGAATTCTCCAAGCCTCTTCTCACCAACTGGTTGAAATAACTGTTGTAGCTTTTGCATCTTGCTGAGCCTTCTGAATCTCTATTTTAAACGTACTTGAAATCTGTAACTGATTCAAACAAGCTCTTCTGGCAACTTGACCAATATCCAGCTTAAGATCCACGAACTTATCCACTAACACCTCTTCCTTGATCCTCATCCAAGCTATGGTTAAAGATTTCTGACTCAATGCGTCTTCTACCACATTCGCCTTTCTAGGGTGATAACTTAGTTCAAAATCGTAGTCCTTAAGCAACTTCATCCATCTCCTCTGACGCATAttgagctctttctgatcaaagatgtaCTTGAGACTCTTATGATCAGAAAAGACACTAAACCTCTCTTCGTACAAGTGGTGTTTCCAAATCTTCAATGCAAACACAATCACCGTTAATTCTAAGTCATAAGTTGGATAATTTACCTCATGCGGTCTCAACTGACGTGATGCGTAAGCCACCACATTCTGGTGTTGCATCAACATGCAACCCAAACCTTTCAAGGAAGCATCACAATATACTTCAAACAGTTCATGCAGTTCTGGTAAAATCAAGACAGGCGTCGAAGTTAACTTTTGCTTCAAAGTCTGAAAATTCTCTTCACACTCTGACGTCCACATAAAAGGCACTTCCTTCCTTGTCAACTTAGTCATTGGTAGTGCAATTCGGGAAAATCCTTCAATAAATCTCCGGTAATATCCAGCTAAGCCCAAGAAGCTTCTAACTTCCATCACCATCGTCGGTCTTTCCCATTCCATCACCGCCTCAACTTTAGAAGGATCTACTGCTATTCCTCCTTTGCTCACTACGTGACCTAGAAACTTCACTTTCTCCTTCTAGAAACTCGCACTTTGACAACTTAGCATACAATTTTCGTTCCTTTAAGATTTGTAACACAATCCTCAAGTGTTCCTCATGCTCTTTCACCGTCTTAGAATAAACTAAGATGTTGTCTATGAAAACCACCATGAATTTGTCCAAAAATGGACGAAATACtctgttcatgtaatccatgaacaGAGTAGGTGCATTCGTTAACCCAAAGGACATCACCGCAAACTCGTAGTGTCCATAGCGTGTCCTAAATGCAGTCTTAGGGATATCATCCTCCTTCACCCTTATCTGATGGTAACCAGATCTCAAATCAATCTTGGAAAACACCCCATCTCCTTGTAGTTGATCCATCAAGTCATATATCCTTGGCAGCGGGTACTTGTTCTTCACTGTCACTTTATTCAACTGTCGGTAATCCACACACAATCGCattcctccatccttcttctttaccagtaaaACTGGTGCTCCCCATGGTGATATACTCGGTCGAATGAACCTCTTGTTCAGAAGCTCTTCCAACTGAGTCTTTAACTCTGCCAGCTCTATCAGAGCCATTCTATACAGTGCAATCGATATTGGTCCGGCTCCCAGCACCAGTTCAATCGCAAATTCAATCTCCCTTTGAAGTGAAAATTCAAGAATATCTTCTGGGAACACCTTCGGAAAGTCTCTAACTGCCGAAATCTGATCTAAGTTCAGGGCATCTCCCAAAGCATTAGCAGCCAACAGGATGTAACCCTGACATTCTTCTCCACTATAGTGCACCACTACAGAGTTCAGGTAATAACCCTCAGCTATCACTGCTCCATTTTCTCCTTCTGCCATAAACTGAATTGACCACTCAAAGCAATCCAACAACACCCGATTCCTTGACAACCAATCAAATCCCAAAATTATCTCTAACCCTATCATTGGCAAATAGATCAAATCATGCACAAAGTCTCTACCCTCAAGCTTGAATCCTACTTGCCTACACCTTAACTTAGTCATAACCGTCTGATACGGAGTATGTACATGTAGATCAAACGCTAACTCTGACACTTTCAAGCCTAGTTCCTCAACTTTTGCAAACGAAATAAACGAATGCGAAGCTCCAGTATCGTACAATGCAATTAATGTTTTATCACCAATTACACATATACCTCTCATCAACGGATCCGCCTTAGAAGCATCCTTGGCGTTCACTGCAAAGACTCGACCTTGATGCTGACTCTGACCTGCATTCGGGTTCTTTCCACAAGTGCAATCCCTCGCAATATGACCAGGCAAGCCACAGTTAAAGCACCCACCTAAACCAATCTTGCAAGAGTCATATGGGTGAAAACGTCCACAATGCACACAAGTCAAATCCGGAGAAATCTTACTCTGATTTCCTCTCCCTTTG harbors:
- the LOC110276798 gene encoding uncharacterized protein LOC110276798, whose protein sequence is MENLANTIEANATATLQAVQRLGQPAENGNRNGEGNANVNAEGNACERGPALVASRVSLATAPECRCSLGYYTSMFKELCRFYRRGLKDNIMTAVAPMEIRTFSDLVNKARVVEEYAKTIGLGGCFNCGLPGHIARDCTCGKNPNAGQSQHQGRVFAVNAKDASKADPLMRGICVIGDKTLIALYDTGASHSFISFAKVEELGLKVSELAFDLHVHTPYQTVMTKLRCRQVGFKLEGRDFVHDLIYLPMIGLEIILGFDWLSRNRVLLDCFEWSIQFMAEGENGAVIAEGYYLNSVVVHYSGEECQGYILLAANALGDALNLDQISAVRDFPKVFPEDILEFSLQREIEFAIELVLGAGPISIALYRMALIELAELKTQLEELLNKRFIRPSISPWGAPVLLVKKKDGGMRLCVDYRQLNKVTVKNKYPLPRIYDLMDQLQGDGVFSKIDLRSGYHQIRVKEDDIPKTAFRTRYGHYEFAVMSFGLTNAPTLFMDYMNRVFRPFLDKFMVVFIDNILVYSKTVKEHEEHLRIVLQILKERKLYAKLSKCEFLEGESEVSRSRSEQRRNSSRSF